From a region of the Deltaproteobacteria bacterium genome:
- a CDS encoding VOC family protein — protein sequence MTSVPHVAGRKLTLSHVGLSCFDLARLEDFYTRVLGMTVTDRGNVPGGNERLVFLTTDPAEHHQLVLASGRTEGTILEGPVLGGSWGAAVFQLTFRLADLATLRRVQQRLIAEGNTNFIPLNHGNSWSVYTRDPEGNGLEFVVDSPWFVHQPFGEFLDLALDDAEILRQTEAMCRATGDCQPYEEWREKIAGQIADDQARLR from the coding sequence ATGACATCCGTACCACACGTCGCAGGCAGGAAGCTCACGCTCAGCCACGTCGGGTTGAGCTGTTTCGACCTCGCCCGCTTGGAAGACTTCTACACGCGAGTCCTCGGCATGACCGTCACGGATCGCGGCAACGTCCCCGGCGGGAACGAGCGGCTGGTTTTCCTCACGACCGATCCCGCTGAGCATCATCAGCTCGTGCTCGCCTCCGGACGGACCGAAGGAACGATCCTCGAGGGGCCGGTACTCGGTGGCAGTTGGGGTGCCGCGGTGTTCCAGCTGACGTTTCGGCTCGCGGATCTCGCCACGCTGCGCCGCGTGCAGCAGCGCCTCATCGCGGAGGGGAACACGAACTTCATTCCACTGAACCACGGCAACTCTTGGTCGGTGTATACCCGCGATCCCGAGGGCAACGGGCTCGAGTTCGTGGTCGACAGCCCGTGGTTCGTCCACCAGCCGTTCGGCGAGTTCCTCGACCTCGCGCTCGATGACGCCGAGATCCTCCGCCAAACAGAGGCGATGTGTCGCGCCACCGGCGACTGCCAGCCGTATGAAGAGTGGCGCGAGAAGATTGCCGGTCAGATCGCCGACGATCAGGCCCGGCTTCGCTAG
- a CDS encoding FAD-dependent monooxygenase, with translation MTHIETPVLVVGAGPAGMTAALLLSRLGIASRIIDRRAAPHSAPAAHVVNARTFEIFRAAGVDMQAIASACQDPADAGQVLWVTTLAGKELGRLPYERQGEDALAYTPTPLRNLSQHRLEPILLDHLRGCANIDIAYGHEWEHAEQDSASVTSRIRDHTSGAVYEASSRWLIAADGAASSVRKLLGIEPIGPDRLQSFVMIHFEANLRALVGHRPAVLYWTTAPEATGTFVAHDIDSTWVYMKPWDPDTESVEDYSPAVCVDIVRQAMGTDAYPFAIRTVRMWTMTAQVAERYRERRVFLVGDSAHRFPPTGGLGLNTGVQDAHNLVWKIAAVEAGRAPDALLDTYEVERRPVAQNNADVSLQNAMRLAEVYQALATADATGDALRAAIANQAEHFDMLGLQLGFIYESGAIAGERDEKPSHGSSVREYVPTAYPGARVPHAWVTRAGVRVSTLDLFAYDRFTLVTGPAGQPWIEAVLGPVRIDCVVIGRDIVDENGHWMKLLGIDAGGALLVRPDQHVAWRSQHAVTDTTAALSRALATILSSVSSRTDAINRRTE, from the coding sequence ATGACCCACATTGAAACTCCCGTGCTCGTCGTGGGCGCCGGTCCGGCCGGGATGACGGCCGCTCTCCTCTTGTCCCGGCTCGGAATTGCGAGCCGCATCATCGATCGGCGCGCCGCGCCGCACTCGGCCCCGGCAGCACACGTCGTCAACGCGCGCACCTTCGAGATCTTCCGGGCTGCTGGCGTCGACATGCAGGCGATCGCCTCGGCATGCCAGGATCCGGCGGACGCAGGTCAGGTGCTGTGGGTCACCACGCTCGCGGGTAAGGAACTCGGCCGCCTGCCCTATGAACGGCAGGGCGAAGACGCGTTAGCGTACACGCCCACACCGCTCCGCAACCTCTCACAACACCGTCTCGAACCGATACTGCTCGACCATCTTCGAGGCTGCGCAAACATTGACATCGCATACGGGCACGAGTGGGAGCACGCCGAACAGGATAGTGCGAGCGTGACGTCGAGGATTCGCGATCACACCAGCGGCGCGGTGTACGAAGCGAGCAGTCGCTGGCTCATCGCCGCCGACGGCGCTGCCAGCTCGGTCCGCAAGCTCCTCGGCATCGAGCCGATCGGCCCTGATCGTCTGCAGAGCTTCGTGATGATTCATTTCGAGGCGAATCTGCGCGCGCTCGTCGGCCACCGGCCGGCGGTTTTGTACTGGACTACCGCACCAGAAGCGACCGGCACCTTCGTCGCGCACGACATCGACTCGACGTGGGTCTACATGAAGCCATGGGACCCCGACACCGAATCGGTGGAGGACTACTCCCCAGCCGTGTGCGTGGACATCGTCCGTCAGGCGATGGGGACGGACGCATATCCGTTCGCCATCCGCACCGTCCGCATGTGGACGATGACCGCACAGGTCGCCGAGCGCTATCGCGAGCGACGCGTCTTTCTGGTCGGGGACTCCGCGCATCGATTTCCTCCCACCGGTGGCCTCGGCCTCAACACCGGCGTACAGGATGCGCACAATCTCGTGTGGAAGATCGCCGCCGTGGAGGCGGGTCGGGCGCCAGACGCGCTGCTCGACACGTACGAGGTCGAGCGGCGTCCCGTTGCGCAAAACAATGCGGACGTGAGCTTGCAGAACGCGATGCGCCTGGCTGAGGTCTATCAGGCACTGGCGACTGCCGATGCGACTGGCGACGCGCTGCGGGCCGCCATCGCCAACCAAGCTGAACACTTTGATATGCTCGGACTCCAGCTTGGGTTCATCTACGAGTCGGGCGCCATTGCTGGTGAGCGCGACGAGAAGCCGTCACATGGAAGCTCGGTACGCGAATATGTGCCGACCGCTTATCCCGGCGCGCGGGTCCCGCACGCCTGGGTGACACGCGCAGGCGTCCGCGTCTCGACGCTCGATCTCTTCGCCTACGACCGTTTCACATTGGTGACGGGCCCGGCGGGACAGCCGTGGATCGAAGCCGTGCTCGGTCCCGTAAGAATCGATTGCGTCGTCATTGGGCGAGACATCGTCGATGAGAACGGACATTGGATGAAACTCCTCGGCATCGATGCCGGCGGCGCGCTGCTGGTGCGCCCGGATCAGCACGTCGCGTGGCGCTCGCAGCATGCGGTTACCGACACCACCGCAGCGCTGTCGCGTGCGCTCGCCACGATCCTTTCGTCAGTATCCTCTCGAACCGACGCGATCAATCGAAGAACGGAGTAG
- a CDS encoding SDR family oxidoreductase: MNLGLEGRKAIVCASSRGLGRACAMALAREGVAVVVNGRDVEHLEATAAAIRGETGAEVTAVAADLCSDEGRERLVAACPEPDILVTNNGGPAPGRFEDWDHAAWLAALEQNLLAPALLIRAVIGGMRARRFGRIVNITSAMVKSPHPLMGLSTAARSALTAVCKGLSREVARDNVTINNLLPERIDTDRQRFMAGLQAAARGISIEQAYQDIAASIAANRLGTPEEFAAACTYLCSAQAGFVSGQNLQIDGGSYAGLI; encoded by the coding sequence ATGAATCTCGGACTCGAAGGACGAAAGGCGATCGTATGCGCGTCGAGCCGTGGCCTTGGAAGGGCCTGCGCGATGGCGCTCGCGCGCGAGGGGGTCGCCGTCGTCGTCAACGGTCGTGATGTCGAGCATCTCGAGGCAACGGCCGCAGCGATCCGCGGCGAGACGGGGGCGGAGGTGACGGCCGTCGCGGCCGACCTCTGTAGTGACGAGGGCCGTGAGCGGCTCGTAGCAGCGTGCCCGGAGCCTGATATCCTGGTTACGAACAACGGCGGGCCCGCACCGGGCCGTTTCGAGGACTGGGATCACGCGGCGTGGCTCGCGGCACTCGAACAGAACCTGCTGGCTCCTGCGCTCCTGATTCGTGCCGTGATCGGCGGGATGCGCGCGCGTCGCTTCGGACGCATCGTCAACATCACCTCGGCGATGGTGAAATCACCGCATCCGCTCATGGGGCTTTCAACAGCCGCGCGTAGCGCGCTCACCGCGGTATGCAAGGGGCTGTCGCGCGAGGTTGCCCGCGACAACGTGACGATCAACAACCTCCTTCCCGAACGCATCGACACTGACCGTCAGCGTTTCATGGCCGGGCTGCAGGCAGCGGCGCGCGGCATCTCGATCGAGCAGGCGTATCAAGACATCGCCGCGTCGATCGCGGCGAATCGGCTTGGCACCCCCGAAGAGTTCGCCGCGGCGTGTACCTACTTGTGCAGCGCCCAAGCCGGGTTCGTATCGGGCCAGAACCTACAGATCGATGGTGGCTCGTACGCGGGATTGATTTGA
- a CDS encoding response regulator, with protein MSAKILVIDDDANTMMIISSILKSAGYAVVQAYGGDDAIRKAKAQQPSLVLTDLEMPDMTGVEVIATLRKDPATQHIPIVAVTSHTWDVIAQSAGQVGCDGYLAKPFLPKQLIETVRKYLASATPKSS; from the coding sequence ATGTCCGCCAAGATCTTGGTGATCGACGATGATGCCAACACCATGATGATCATCTCTTCCATTTTGAAGAGTGCAGGGTACGCTGTCGTGCAAGCATATGGTGGCGACGACGCGATTCGCAAGGCAAAGGCTCAGCAGCCCAGCCTCGTGCTCACGGATCTCGAGATGCCCGACATGACCGGTGTCGAAGTCATTGCCACGCTTCGGAAGGATCCCGCAACGCAGCACATTCCGATCGTCGCGGTCACGTCGCACACTTGGGATGTCATCGCGCAGTCGGCTGGGCAGGTGGGTTGCGACGGCTATCTCGCCAAGCCGTTTCTCCCCAAGCAGTTGATCGAGACGGTGCGTAAGTATCTGGCGTCAGCAACGCCAAAGTCGAGCTAA